In Anolis sagrei isolate rAnoSag1 chromosome 9, rAnoSag1.mat, whole genome shotgun sequence, the following proteins share a genomic window:
- the ARPP19 gene encoding cAMP-regulated phosphoprotein 19: MSAESSEPTSAEEQKEMEDKVISPEKAEEAKLKARYPHLGQKPGGSDFLRKRLQKGQKYFDSGDYNMAKAKMKNKQLPTAAPDKTEVTGDHIPTPQDLPQRKPSLVASKLAG, translated from the exons ATGTCGGCGGAGAGCTCGGAGCCCACTTCGGCCGAGGAGCAGAAG GAAATGGAAGACAAAGTGATTAGTCCTGAGAAGGCTGAAGAAGCAAAGTTGAAAGCCAGATACCCTCATCTGGGACAAAAGCCCGGTGGCTCAGATTTCTTGAGGAAGCGGCTCCAAAAAGGA CAAAAGTATTTTGACTCTGGGGATTACAATATGGCAAAAGCAAAGATGAAGAACAAGCAGCTCCCTACCGCCGCTCCTGATAAGACTGAAGTGACAGGGGATCACATTCCTACCCCTCAGGACCTTCCACAGCGGAAACCATCTCTTGtggccagtaagctggctggctGA